A region of the Ctenopharyngodon idella isolate HZGC_01 chromosome 2, HZGC01, whole genome shotgun sequence genome:
CTTTAAAGGCATGTAGTTATGTTTGATTGTCCATCTGAGGGTTGATTCCACTTTGGCCTACCACGTTCATCAAATTTGGAGGACTTTTTGGGTAcaagtgcattgtagtgtctgtCATCTTCTGTAATCAAACATAGAGGAGGAGGCCAGTCTTCCCTGTGGTCGTTCGGGTAGTATGTGATaaactcttcagtgtcacacttGTACAGCCGAACAACCCGGATCGTCTGTTGGAGGGAATGACCCAGGAGGCACATCTCCACCTAAACAACATTACATCAGGAGAGGTtcctttataaaaaaataccATCACTTCAACCATTTAAACAATGCAatgaattaaaggcacaatatgtaagatttttggattaaaatatccaaaaaccactagaacaatgttatatattttgttgacttgtgtacatacattatcccaaatgtttccaagaatgtttaaatccagagaaataagcaattttaaccaggacacggactaTGTCCGTgcatcgcctatcaatgacatcatacccacgttaccctcgatttccggttttattttgtagaaaccatggaaacaccaaagacgctttaaaatattatgttttattagacaggtgagcaactgtttggatacattcattgacagaaaactaatcattatatagctcaacacagtaagtcttaaatcttgttttcttgatttacagcaagtaccatgttttaccatgcctaaaatcgatctagcttactgcggtgtgcaacaagtgtctcatagcagccgctgAGCGAatgcagagtagcattataacaactttcaacactcaaatgtatctaatatgataaaacagcgctgctttaccccacatacgcatgaccggaagaagcgcaagcggcgactgcggcataataaaagctccactgctctcgagacAAGTGTCatgctcgtctctcattagcaatcactccagctGCTTCGTTTTTACTCGCccagcactcggccctgctatgtttcatactacagtaacgttaataatctcatccatgaacatgatttctgcctgagtcccgtcccgattcttttccaccggctgtagttgtgtagacaacacctcccatgattccatgaaataaaggcgtcatcaagctacgcctttgttttgaataagcgacctctagcggcgaaaatgtacatattgtgcctttaaatgacAGTAGTATAACAGTCCCTAGTAGTTATTATTCATACATGACAAGTCCAGAATTAAATAAAGTGAAAGATTATTTTGTAAACAAATTTTTAACAGCATGCTAACCTGTTCCAGACCACCACTGAAGCCGACATGTCTGAGGTGATTGTTGAGGAAGGTCCTGGGGCATTTGGACGAGTCACGAGCAAAGAGGAGCCAGCAGAACTCTGGTACGTCAGAGCCCTTCTCCATATCTGAGTGCAACTGAATGGCAGTCCTCAGCATCAAGAACTTCAGCGCTTCCAGAAGCTCATACTCCTCATCATGACCTCTGAACACCTGCTGGCACATGCGCTCCCTATCTTCAAGACTTTTACACTCGACAGCCTCTTGCCACTAAAGACAAAGCAATAAAATATTGTCAGCAGGTACAGttaggtttggggtcagtaagatattaatacttttatttaacaaagatgtattgatcaaaaattacgttaaagacatttataatgttgcaaataatttctatttcaaataaatgctgtttgaactttatattcatcaaaggatcctgaaaaaaacTTATCATGCTTTCCAGaaaaatattgagcagcactgtttttcattgtcattgataataataagaaatatttcttgagcaccaaatcagcatattagaatgatttctgaaggatcatgtgacactgaagactggagtaatgatgctgaaaattcagctttgccatcacaggaatacattactttttaaaataatatattaatatactttaaaatatattaaaatagaatagtACTTTTAactgtgataatatttcacaatattactatttttactgtatttttgatcaaataaaaaacCCAGcatttgtgagcataagagacttttttcaaagaattttaccgaccctaaacttttgaatggtaatagtgttgtcaaaagtaccgacttcggtaccaagtcagtactgaaatttaaaaaaaatgtgacgctttgagcgctgttgagcagattcgtaaacacctctgattggccattgtgttcacacgctcatcagatatgcctgtgattggctacaatgatcaacacttcaaaaacatgttgtaaatactaaATAGACATTGATGACACTTTGCACCGAGCGCGTACACGGATACACACGgggcgtttgaaagcaggcgtctatcagcagaccagtccactgatagacacctgctttcaaaacgctttcaaattcaaatacttccgtgtgctttcaaacgctcccctGTGTTGATCACTGCAGTCAATCACAAACATATATTGAGCACTTGAAcaaaatggccaatcagaggtgtttacgaatcagctcaacagcgctcaaagagtcactttttttttttaagtactcaactttgatacttttgacaacactattgtgtaaatattcacacataaacaatgaagaaaaataacaaaagtaaCCTTTTTCTTCAGTAATTCCAGGCATTGTTCAAGATGCTGTACTTTGCTCTTCCTGCTTTCAAATGGAAATTGCCACTCCTTAATAAAATCCTTATCAGAATGAATTTCTTTTGGCCACTATAACAAGAAATTCATAATGCACCAAATTAATAATACATAACACATAACattctatattattttgcaaaaaaaattatcaagTCATGCTGCTTTGTGCATGTCCAGAATTAGTAGGGATGTAATAAGGATGCCTAAATGCAATAAGGCTAAATTACCTTAATAATATCAGAGTCATGTAACCAGGCAGGAAGCTGTTTAGACTGGCTGAGCACCTGGAAGAGCATCGCCCTCAGGGCACAATAGTTATCACCTCTTACTCTGCGTAGATTGAACTCACTGGCTATTGCTTCATAACCCTAAAAACAGAAGCGCATGTAAGAGGCTCCTTTAATAAACACACAGTAATGTATGAGAGAAGCAGGCTCACCTTTCGGATAAGCTGACTTTTAGTGGTATTGCCTTTCCACTCTCTCTCGCTGTAGGTCTGAAGATCTTCGGCAGCTGACACGCTGCTCTGGGCCTCACCAACAGCCACTGATGGGAATAAAGACACCTCTAGCTCAGACAAAAACAACCTCACAGACATCTCTCCAACATTTTAATACAGACTGAACATTCAAAACTGGCCACTACCTGACTTTGACTGGTGCTTCTCTTGCAGTTCTTGTTCTATTTCCTCTTCTCCTCTGTATAGGTCCACCTCACTAAGAAACAATAAGACTCAATAATAACTTGTGTCACTTCCTTAATCTATTTAAATGGTGCATAATATTTGTCACATAACCATATATTCATGGTTATACATCTCTCCTGCATGTGATTAAGTGAGGAAGGAGAAAAGTGATTTTATAAACACTGTTCTTGCGTGTCAAGTTACATTTTCTACATAGCATGTAAAAAGAATTTTATGTCAAAGCAAACTTACCCAGGTCTAAAAAAGCATATTGTATATGTTGGTGAATTGTCACTGTGTAAAACTATGTAAattatttgtgaccctggaccctggagtcacacaggtatatttgtagcaatggCCAAcgatacattgtatgggtcaaaattatcgatttttcttttatgctaaaaatcattaggatattaaataaagattatgttctatgaagatattttgtaaatttcctaccgtaaatatatcaaaaatgtatttttagtgaatggatatgcattgctaaggactttatTTGAACAACTTTagaggcgattttctcaatattttgatttttttgcaccctcagattccagattttcaaatagttgtatctcggccaaatattgtcctatcctaacaaaccatacatcaatggaaagctcaTTTATTCAGCTTgatatgatgtataaatctcaatttcaaaaaattgacccttatgactggtccagggtcacatttgacCAAAGATTACCTATTAATTATTAAAGGAAGCATTTTACCAAAACTTAAAGtgatagtgttttttttttttcttgaaatccaaatgtaaaatttgaaatgcaaatgtatTCCCAAATGATTTGTCTTACTTTTGACATGAAGCAAGTTCATAATTACAGACAGTAAACATCCAAAATGATAATTAGGAGAATTCATTTTTTCTCTTTGACTTGAGGAGCAATTTGGTAAAAAGTGGCACAGTTTACACTGCAAGCACTTACTGTATGTAAAGACAGCCATACTGTACTACATTGATTCAGCTGAATTGACAGGAAGAATTACCCCTTTTCATCTTCAGCAGACGATGTTTTCATCAGATGTTGCTGGGATAAATTACAGTCACTATGGGTAGATTTGGCCTCCTCCTGAGCACGTTTTTGCATAGTGTGGGTAGATTCAGAGCTTCTCTCAGGTCCAGGAGAATAAGCATCCTTTCCAGCTGCCTTGCCCTTTACATCTGCTTTCCGACCTTGAGTGCTCTGTGTCGATCTAAGAGAGAAGAACCAGTTATGTCCAACATGAAATAACATATGCTTCAATATAAAATGTTCACAATTGACTTATAATCTAACTTCAACTtgccataaataaataaatatctgtgCTATGGCATACCCATGAttctttttggatttttttctcTGACTCTGTTGGCTAGAATCAAAACCAAGCTTTGCTTTTTTGTTCATGGTTTTGTCAGTTTGGCGATTTTGCACATCCTTCGTACCTGAATCATAATGATACATGAGCAGGGAGGTCCAACCTGCATCTCTGCATGGCGGGCTGATGCAGAGGGGAAATACAAATAGATACTAAATATCAAATGTGAAGCCTGAAGGTGACTACGTTACTTTTGCACATTTGAACATCACAATGCAAACGAACAGAAACACTTCCGCATTCTATCAGTTTCCACAATATCATCAGCGACATAACCGTTTCATATTGCGAATAGTAATTATAAACGCAATGATTTACTAACCACACTCAGTCAAAACAGCCAAAAATGCGCTTGTATTTAACTTACCTGCTTTTACGGTCCTCCTGAACTGTGACTACAAAGAGCCTACGAATACTTCCTGTGAATAGGGGATTAAGGGAAATGTAGTTTTCCGGTGCGCAGCCACTCAGCGTTGACATGCCCGCTTATTTTAAGCGACGCTGAGATTGTTTGTTTATGAAGTTTATGAAGTCCTTCATTTGGACAGTTTTGGGCCTGCTTGCGGCATAAAATGGCATATTTGGGCTTGTTAGTGTTTGGTCCCCATAGCACAATAAAATATGACCATTTTATCATAGTGGAAAATAAATCAGGATGGAGTTGCTCTCTATATGCTGTATAAAATATTATCAATTGGTATAAATggtatacataaatatatactatTAATAGAAGAAATACTACAATAATAAATACACTACCCAGAAATACCAAAACAAGTTGCTTGTTTTCCAGGTATCCTATCCAACACTGGAACAGTTGTTATTGTTCTGTATCTTTGTGTATTGTAAAAACTTACCCTTCATCATCAAAGTGATAAAAATCTGACATCCTTGTGCAGTATTGACtgtgttttgtgtcatttttattaagtCCACCATTGTCCCCTGCACTGGTGGTAGCAATGGTCATTCGATCCCCATGAAAtcctgttttttctgtattgttGATGGATGGTGTGGAAATGCAGCAATTCCCCATCACCAACATggaaacatgaaaaaaactaGTTTACAGTTGCTTAACCACCTATCATTTCTCTGTTTTGTTTGCCCTTAGGATATGACAAGTGAGATACATGTGTTTGAATTGTAAACTTAAAATAGTCTGACCAAAATAGAGCCCTATGGCATCCGACCCTAGTAGTCTAATCCACTGCTCAGGCCAAGGCTATGCTTTTTTCATCCACTAGATGACAGCATTTAGTTTGTTCGGAATTATTGTagtaatattgaataaatagGGGATCCTTTGAAAgtgaaattgtaaataaataaatagatgaaATTTTACATACGGATTTCAAAATATGTaagtataatatattatatactgaATTAAGATAAAATGAAACATCAGAACTAACAaaatagaagaaaaaataaaaatgaattaaagggatagttctccaAAAATTGTAAAtgattccatgatttactcaccttcaagccatcctagactatcttctttcagacgaacaaaatcggagatatttaaaaaaaaaaaaaaaaaaaaaatccttagcccTCCCAGGTTTAGAATGGTAacccaaattctgaagacaaaaaaatgcattcatccataaaagaaatgaatccatacgactccagggggttgtAAGGCCttcaatgcgtttgtgtaagacaagtatccttatttaaaagtttataaagtaaaataacgagcttccggcgCGACAGCCATACGAATTCGCCGTATGCGaaaaagcgttaacttccgCGACGTAGTAggtacacaatgccatgacgtTCTACACAATTACATGACATACTACGCATTGTCTaaggatgtttttaaatatatcttcgattgtgttcgtctgaaagaagatagtaatatacagctaggatggcttgaggagtaaatcatgggataattttcatttttgggtgaactatccctttaacatttctcaattaaaaacaaaaaacaagactCGGGTGGTGACTGTGACCACACTGCGCCTACTTTGCCTTTGCCATCAAGCGGGCATCAAAAGTAGGCAACAGGGAGGGTTTGGAGCGTAAAACGTGAGCAAAAGAGTGTAAGTATACAAGCAACCACAAGAGATGCAGTAGAGCACATTTACTTCGACGCACATTTACCAGTCTCTCTCGAGGCATCTTCATCGTCATACACGTGCAGATATTATAATGTTCACCGAAAAAATCACGATGAAACTgtcaaacacatttaatatCCAGCATCTTAGATATTGACAAATAGCGTCTTGGTGAGGGTTGTCTGTTTTGCGTGCTGTGTCTTTAAATGGCGCTCCTCCCCCTCCGCTCTCCTCTGCTCTGGAGGTGCTGAAACGTCGCCTTTCTCGTTTCAGAGCACTAGCAGCCATGGCTGAAATTAAGACGGGCATATTTGCCAAAAACGTCCAAAAGAGGCTCAGTCGGGCGCAGGAAAAGGTATGGGTctaattattttcttatttgtCATAGATCCAAAATGACTTGATACTCAGAGGAGGTTTGATAAAGCAAAAGGCAGCATTTTGTCTTCGTGGAGCTGTCCAGCACAGATACTCCGGGCAGGGGAAGGAGATTCAGGTGTGCGATCAAACCTGAAATATTTTAGGTtagaggaaaaaatgttttctttggtCCTTTCTCACATGCATAGTTTACATTTTCTGTGCATCAGACCTGCACGCGTCAAAAATGCGCAGACTGCAATCTTAGCCAACACTGCCATTTAAAGGAGACCATGAGAAGCTCTCCATGACTGAAATCCTACTTAAACCTACGAGGAATCATCATACTTTGTGGCTTAAATATATCATACACCTTCTTGCAGGATAAATTGTTGATCTCAGTATGAAACCCTTGGATGACTAGTAGATTATAATGTGTCACTGATACAGGGACACGTATGACTGTCTCGCTATTCATTCCCTGTCTTATTTTGACTGGAGATGTTTTTCGGGTTtccttggatttttttttttttgacgatGTAATCCATTATTACCCAAGATGTTGGTTGAAGCTGTCATTTTCCTGCAAGGTCAGGAGAAGGGGAGGTGGGGGATGCCCTCATCTATGCGGTATGAATACTAGCAGGGGGAGATTTCCGAGTGGCCACGAGATCGTGAAGGCCGCTTAATGTGGTTGTAGAGAGACAGTCTCTatttaaaaagagaaatatCCTAATAGACGAGGAAATTAGATTGGTGTCTTTTACAATAAACTGGTATTCAGTTGCAGAATTGGATTTGGTTATGTTGTTTTTGATAAGACAGCCTGCGCAATATTTTGCATTTGGTAGCgaactgaaaatgaaatgtctgtcatCTAGTAAACTGAAGGTGTCTGGTAAACAGAGCAGTAGTGGTTTTCCCCAGCCCGAGCCGAGCTGCAGTAAGCggattgtttttcttttaatacccACGGTTCACTCACAGACTGAGGGCCAGCCGTAACGATACATCGAAAGTGAAGATTCCCTTGAAATCCGTGTTTCATGTTATCATGTATGAACTATGGGTGTTTTTCAAGGTGAACTGTGTAAAAGTCGGACAGTTTTTGGTTGATTCGAAGCTTTACATTCTCTGCCTGCCTGTTGAGTTTTTGCGATGCTAAAACCCTCCTAAATGTAAATAGATCAAagcaattaaaatatttttgtcatttgaaGTAGCCTCGACTGTTAAAACATGTAACATGTCTGTTTAAAGCTTTTGGAACattatttgctttagttggTTTGTTACTGGTGCAAGACTTGACCAACCAGCTTGATTGAGGTCTATCAGGTTAGTCGATGTCATGTTAGCTCATaagaacaatttaaaaatgtcccATTATAGATGAAAGCTACTGGccaaatatttaaactttttaagaTACTGCGAAACCATTGCAACAATGTTTTTGGTAACTGACCATCCAACTATCATTAAAacgtctttcttttttttgcataaactGCAATACAAGTTTGTATTCTTTATAGAGGCTTATTTTTAAGGAGCTGGTTGAGTGCtgtgtgcagtgttgggggtagtctcagcctcagacgtcacggccACGGACCGTTGCCTGAACCTCTGATGCATaaggcacacttaactggaaacacttcaggattttcgaagtcatcatctggttggttgaattctaccgGGT
Encoded here:
- the otulinb gene encoding OTU deubiquitinase with linear linkage specificity b isoform X1: MSTLSGCAPENYISLNPLFTGSIRRLFVVTVQEDRKSSPPCRDAGWTSLLMYHYDSGTKDVQNRQTDKTMNKKAKLGFDSSQQSQRKKSKKNHGSTQSTQGRKADVKGKAAGKDAYSPGPERSSESTHTMQKRAQEEAKSTHSDCNLSQQHLMKTSSAEDEKGEVDLYRGEEEIEQELQEKHQSKSVAVGEAQSSVSAAEDLQTYSEREWKGNTTKSQLIRKGYEAIASEFNLRRVRGDNYCALRAMLFQVLSQSKQLPAWLHDSDIIKWPKEIHSDKDFIKEWQFPFESRKSKVQHLEQCLELLKKKWQEAVECKSLEDRERMCQQVFRGHDEEYELLEALKFLMLRTAIQLHSDMEKGSDVPEFCWLLFARDSSKCPRTFLNNHLRHVGFSGGLEQVEMCLLGHSLQQTIRVVRLYKCDTEEFITYYPNDHREDWPPPLCLITEDDRHYNALVPKKSSKFDERGRPKWNQPSDGQSNITTCL
- the otulinb gene encoding OTU deubiquitinase with linear linkage specificity b isoform X2; protein product: MSTLSGCAPENYISLNPLFTGSIRRLFVVTVQEDRKSRSTQSTQGRKADVKGKAAGKDAYSPGPERSSESTHTMQKRAQEEAKSTHSDCNLSQQHLMKTSSAEDEKGEVDLYRGEEEIEQELQEKHQSKSVAVGEAQSSVSAAEDLQTYSEREWKGNTTKSQLIRKGYEAIASEFNLRRVRGDNYCALRAMLFQVLSQSKQLPAWLHDSDIIKWPKEIHSDKDFIKEWQFPFESRKSKVQHLEQCLELLKKKWQEAVECKSLEDRERMCQQVFRGHDEEYELLEALKFLMLRTAIQLHSDMEKGSDVPEFCWLLFARDSSKCPRTFLNNHLRHVGFSGGLEQVEMCLLGHSLQQTIRVVRLYKCDTEEFITYYPNDHREDWPPPLCLITEDDRHYNALVPKKSSKFDERGRPKWNQPSDGQSNITTCL